Proteins from a single region of Streptomyces glaucescens:
- the obgE gene encoding GTPase ObgE, whose protein sequence is MTTFVDRVELHVAAGNGGHGCASVHREKFKPLGGPDGGNGGRGGDVILTVDQSVTTLLEYHHSPHRKATNGKPGEGGNRSGKDGQDLVLAVPDGTVVLDKAGNVLADLVGHGTSYVAAQGGRGGLGNAALASARRKAPGFALLGEPGDVRDIVLELKTVADVALVGYPSAGKSSLISVLSAAKPKIADYPFTTLVPNLGVVTAGSTVYTIADVPGLIPGASQGKGLGLEFLRHVERCSVLVHVLDTATLESDRDPVSDLDIIEEELRQYGGLDNRPRIVVLNKVDVPDGKDLAEMVRPDLEARGYRVFEVSAVAHLGLKELSFALADLVGQARAAKPKEEATRIVIRPKAVDDTGFTVTREEVGGEPLFRVRGEKPERWVRQTDFNNDEAVGYLADRLNRLGVEEQLMKAGARSGDGVAIGPEDNAVVFDWEPSVMAGAEMLGRRGEDHRLEEQRPAAQRRRDRQAERDDVQREFDDFEPF, encoded by the coding sequence ATGACCACCTTCGTGGACCGCGTCGAACTGCACGTCGCCGCGGGTAACGGAGGTCACGGCTGTGCCTCCGTCCACCGGGAGAAGTTCAAGCCGCTCGGCGGCCCGGACGGCGGCAACGGAGGGCGCGGCGGGGATGTCATCCTCACCGTCGACCAGTCCGTGACCACGCTGCTCGAATACCACCACTCCCCGCACCGCAAGGCCACCAACGGCAAGCCCGGCGAGGGCGGCAACCGCTCCGGCAAGGACGGCCAGGACCTGGTCCTGGCCGTGCCGGACGGCACCGTCGTGCTGGACAAGGCGGGCAACGTGCTCGCCGACCTGGTCGGCCACGGCACCTCCTACGTCGCCGCGCAGGGCGGCCGGGGCGGCCTCGGCAACGCGGCCCTCGCCTCCGCCCGCCGCAAGGCGCCCGGGTTCGCGCTGCTGGGCGAGCCGGGTGACGTGCGGGACATCGTGCTGGAGCTGAAGACCGTCGCCGACGTGGCGCTGGTCGGCTACCCCAGCGCGGGCAAGTCCTCGCTGATCTCCGTGCTGTCCGCCGCCAAGCCGAAGATCGCGGACTACCCCTTCACCACGCTGGTGCCGAACCTGGGCGTCGTCACCGCGGGCTCGACCGTCTACACGATCGCCGACGTGCCCGGCCTGATCCCCGGCGCCAGCCAGGGCAAGGGCCTCGGCCTGGAGTTCCTGCGGCACGTGGAGCGGTGCAGTGTCCTGGTGCACGTGCTGGACACCGCCACCCTGGAGTCGGACCGCGACCCGGTCTCCGACCTCGACATCATCGAGGAGGAGCTGCGGCAGTACGGCGGTCTCGACAACCGCCCGCGGATCGTCGTGCTCAACAAGGTCGACGTGCCGGACGGCAAGGACCTCGCCGAGATGGTGCGGCCGGACCTGGAGGCGCGCGGCTACCGCGTCTTCGAGGTGTCGGCGGTGGCGCACCTCGGCCTGAAGGAGCTGTCGTTCGCCCTCGCCGACCTGGTCGGCCAGGCGCGCGCCGCCAAGCCCAAGGAGGAGGCGACCCGGATCGTCATCCGCCCGAAGGCGGTGGACGACACGGGCTTCACCGTCACCCGCGAGGAGGTCGGCGGCGAGCCGCTGTTCAGGGTGCGCGGCGAGAAGCCGGAGCGCTGGGTGCGGCAGACCGACTTCAACAACGACGAGGCCGTCGGCTACCTCGCCGACCGGCTCAACCGCCTCGGTGTCGAGGAGCAGCTGATGAAGGCGGGCGCCCGCTCGGGCGACGGAGTGGCCATCGGCCCCGAGGACAACGCGGTTGTCTTCGACTGGGAGCCGTCGGTCATGGCCGGTGCCGAGATGCTGGGCCGGCGCGGTGAGGACCACCGCCTGGAGGAGCAGCGGCCCGCGGCGCAGCGGCGCCGTGACCGGCAGGCCGAACGGGACGACGTGCAGCGGGAGTTCGACGACTTCGAGCCCTTCTGA
- the rpmA gene encoding 50S ribosomal protein L27, which produces MAHKKGASSTRNGRDSNAQRLGVKRFGGQVVSAGEILVRQRGTHFHPGAGVGRGGDDTLFALQAGSVQFGTHRGRKVVNIVPVA; this is translated from the coding sequence ATGGCACACAAGAAGGGCGCATCGTCCACTCGGAACGGTCGCGACTCGAATGCCCAGCGGCTCGGCGTGAAGCGCTTCGGCGGTCAGGTCGTCAGCGCGGGTGAGATCCTGGTTCGCCAGCGCGGCACCCACTTCCACCCGGGCGCCGGTGTCGGCCGCGGCGGCGACGACACGCTGTTCGCGCTGCAGGCCGGTTCGGTGCAGTTCGGCACCCACCGTGGCCGCAAGGTCGTGAACATCGTTCCGGTCGCCTGA
- the rplU gene encoding 50S ribosomal protein L21 encodes MYAIVRSGGRQHKVAVGDIVEVDKISTAKVGDTVELSTLLVVDGDAVTSDPWVLAGIKVQAEVVDHHKGQKIDILRYKNKTGYRRRQGHRQQYTAIKVTEIPTAAK; translated from the coding sequence GTGTACGCCATCGTGCGCAGCGGTGGTCGCCAGCACAAGGTTGCTGTCGGCGACATCGTTGAGGTTGACAAGATTTCCACCGCCAAGGTTGGCGACACGGTCGAGCTCTCGACCCTGCTCGTTGTCGACGGCGACGCTGTGACCAGCGACCCGTGGGTGCTGGCCGGCATCAAGGTCCAGGCCGAGGTCGTGGACCACCACAAGGGGCAGAAGATCGACATTCTGCGCTACAAGAACAAGACCGGCTACCGCCGTCGTCAGGGCCACCGCCAGCAGTACACGGCGATCAAGGTCACTGAGATCCCCACGGCTGCGAAGTAA